The Chloroflexota bacterium sequence GCTATCTTTCGAGAGAAGCGCATTGTCGGGGCCGGATACGCTACGGCAGCGGCCGCCCAGCGCCTCCTGCAAGGTCTGCCCTGGGACAAAGCGGGGACATTCTCACCAGCAGCGGGGAACGGCAGTGCGATGCGCGCCGGGCCGATCGGCCTCCTCTTCTACGACGACCCCGCACAAATGATCCGCGCCGCGCACGACCAAGGCCGCATCACACATCAAGACCGCCGTTGCTCGGCGGGCGCGATTGCCATCGCCGGCGCCGTGGCACTGGCGCTCCAGCAAGAGACTATCGAACCGATATCCTTCACTGCCCAACTCTCTGCCTGGGTGCGCCCCTTTGACCACATCTTAGCGGACGCGCTGGAGCAGATGCCGGAGTGGGTCCTCTTGCCACCACACGAGGCTGTCTCGCTGATTTCGCGGATCGGACTGGTGCCCGGTTATTCGGGCGGGTGGGTGGGCATTTCGCCCTTCGTTACCAGCAGCGTCCTGTGGAGCCTGTACGCATTTCTGAGATGGCCCGAGGATTATTGGGAAGCCATTTGCGCGGCCATTGCCGTGGGTGGGGATGTGGACACCACGGCTGCTATGACCGGCGCCATCAGCGGAGCAATAGTG is a genomic window containing:
- a CDS encoding ADP-ribosylglycohydrolase family protein, with protein sequence MVTPRANQFAGCLIGQCLGDAAGFIVEGYPPQICRQYVDEILRPGKVEGQSRGGFSFGQYSDDSQLARELLQSFAACGKFDPSDYAGRIAAIFREKRIVGAGYATAAAAQRLLQGLPWDKAGTFSPAAGNGSAMRAGPIGLLFYDDPAQMIRAAHDQGRITHQDRRCSAGAIAIAGAVALALQQETIEPISFTAQLSAWVRPFDHILADALEQMPEWVLLPPHEAVSLISRIGLVPGYSGGWVGISPFVTSSVLWSLYAFLRWPEDYWEAICAAIAVGGDVDTTAAMTGAISGAIVGLEGIPFPLARHLNDRGTWKYGELVLLAQRCYEIKMGRKPED